The sequence CCAGCATTTCTTTTGCATAGCCTTTTTGGGTTTCGCTCATCGGACTAAACGGATCAAGAAATCCCTTATTTTCGCCTGCCGTCAGCAAGCGCCGTTCAATGCCTAATTTTTCCATCAATCCGGTAAAACCAAATCCATCCATCAGGACGCCAATTGAGCCGACAATACTGGCCTTGTTGACATAGATTTTATCCGCTGCTGCAGCGATGTAATAACCACCCGAAGCGCACATTTCGTCGACCACGACATAGAGTGGCTTCTTCGGATATTCCTTGCGCAGGCGACCGATCTCGTCATTGATAATACCTGCCTGAACCGGACTACCACCGGGACTATTTATTCGCAATATCACCCCCACCGAATCCGTCGCTGCGAACGCGTTATCGAGCGCTGGAATCAGCACATTGGCGGACCCGCTACCGTCAGCATCGATGACGCCGTTCAACTTCACCAGCGCCGTATGCCGACCCACGGTCGTGGTGTCAGCGCTCTCATAATGGGTCGCATACCAAATCCCAAAACCAATCAGACATAACGTCGCCAGCTTAAAGAAAATGCCCCAACGTCGGCGTGCACGTTGTTCGCGCAACGAGCCTGTCGCCAGTTTTTCCAGCAAATCACGTTCCCAACCTTCTTTTTTTGGATTTTCCATATTCTCAATATCGGTTTTGCAAATTGTTAGTACGCATTTCGGTTTTAGATCACCGGGCAAATGAAGCTGCGCCTGGACCCACTTATTGACTACTATTCCACTCCAGGTGCGTTCGTACACTTATCATGCACTCTGCCACTCTGCCACTCTGCCACTCGCTTGAGGTCCTTCAACCTGCTCACCGCGCCTTATATTTCAGGTGCATGAACATAGTCATCCGGTCGCCAGAATACCTGATTCTCATTTTCTTCCACTGCCAGCTTGCGCAGACTCGCACCACGACAAGGGCCGCCAACGCACTTACCCTGATCAGGCGTATAGACCGCGCCATGCGTAGCGCACATCAAATAGAGGCCACTGGACTCAAAAAAATCACCCTCATTCCAATCCAGTTCGATTGGAACGTGCGCACACCGGTTCAGATAGCCATGCACTTTATTTTCATACCGCACCACAAAGGCGGTCATATCCTGACCGTTTACTTTAACGGCAAAACGCACCCCCATGCCGCGCTCCAGCAGGTCGGCAGACGAGCAGATAGGGATCAAGGTAGACGTCATATTGACTCAGGCTGGAGCAACCTCACCTCAAGCGTTGTCATTTAGCCAAGTATGTAAAGCGATCACCGAGCTAGCGGTAAAGATCGGATGTAACGCTATTAGTTCACTCGCCGGGTGCGCACCATAGTCAACCGCAATGGCGGCCGCACCAGCGTTGATCGCCATTTGTAGATCATGCGTAGTGTCACCGATCATGACAGTGCGCTTAAGATCTTGACCCAATTCTCGCGTCAGTTCATGCAACATCGCTGGATGAGGTTTAGAAAAAGTCTCATCGGCACAGCGCGTAGCATCGAATACAGAAAGCAAATTAGACGAATGCAGTGCCCGATTCAGCCCCACACGACTTTTCCCGGTCGCCACCGCCAGGAAATAACCTTGCTGCGAAAGATCTGCCAACATCTCGCGAACGCCAACAAATAAAATTAAATCCTCGTCCTGCGCCAGGTAATGATGTCGGTAGCGCTCCACCACACGTGGATATACATGCGACTCCAGACCCGGCATCGCCATGCGTATTGCTTCCGATAATCCAAGGCCAATGACATGCGAGGCGACCTTTCGATCAGGGATCGGCAGACCAAGATCTTTTGCTGCGGACTGAATACACCTCACGATTGTCGCGGTACTGTCCATCAGGGTACCGTCCCAATCAAATACGATTAAATCAAAACTTTTCCGCGCCATAATTCTGACAGTAACTTGCCAGCTCCTTATAATTTCAAAAAAAATTCAGTCATGAACGAGGACAACCTAAGCCGCCCTTTAGCCCATAACCCTATTTTAATCGTCCGCGGCTTCTGCTGCCGTATTTGTTTGAGGCAAGCTTTTTAGAAACCGCTCGCATTCAGGCGGCAGCGCGGCTTTCAACGTCACCGGTTTACCACTCTCGGGATGCGTGAAGGTAATTTGATAGGCATGCAAAAACATGCGTTTAAAGGCAACTCTTTCCCCATCAGCCTTTTGCAAAGCGCGATTTAACGAAAAATCCCCGTATTTATCATCTCCCGCGATCGCAAAGCCGCTAGCCGCAAGGTGCACCCTAATCTGATGCGTGCGCCCGGTCTTTAATTCGGCTTCAAGCAAAGCGAAATCGCCGTATCTGCGGATCAGACTAAATACTGTGTGCGAGGCCTGGCCACCTTCCTGGACCCGTACCCGACGCTCACCATCCGCCGCGGTATATTTATGCAATGG is a genomic window of Glaciimonas sp. PAMC28666 containing:
- a CDS encoding S49 family peptidase — its product is MENPKKEGWERDLLEKLATGSLREQRARRRWGIFFKLATLCLIGFGIWYATHYESADTTTVGRHTALVKLNGVIDADGSGSANVLIPALDNAFAATDSVGVILRINSPGGSPVQAGIINDEIGRLRKEYPKKPLYVVVDEMCASGGYYIAAAADKIYVNKASIVGSIGVLMDGFGFTGLMEKLGIERRLLTAGENKGFLDPFSPMSETQKGYAKEMLGEIHQQFIDVVRKGRGSRLKETPETFSGLFWTGSKAIDMGLADGYGTVESVSRDILKAEDVVDYTKSEGLPERVLKKFGVSVGEGVVGSILSSQKPVLR
- a CDS encoding HAD-IA family hydrolase, coding for MARKSFDLIVFDWDGTLMDSTATIVRCIQSAAKDLGLPIPDRKVASHVIGLGLSEAIRMAMPGLESHVYPRVVERYRHHYLAQDEDLILFVGVREMLADLSQQGYFLAVATGKSRVGLNRALHSSNLLSVFDATRCADETFSKPHPAMLHELTRELGQDLKRTVMIGDTTHDLQMAINAGAAAIAVDYGAHPASELIALHPIFTASSVIALHTWLNDNA
- a CDS encoding Rieske (2Fe-2S) protein encodes the protein MTSTLIPICSSADLLERGMGVRFAVKVNGQDMTAFVVRYENKVHGYLNRCAHVPIELDWNEGDFFESSGLYLMCATHGAVYTPDQGKCVGGPCRGASLRKLAVEENENQVFWRPDDYVHAPEI